cacacagtattccaaatgagaccgcactatcgatttatacaggggcattatgatactggctgatttgttttcaattcccttcctaataatacccagcatggcgctggccttttttattgcaatcgcacactgtcttgacattttcagtgagttacctaccacgaccccaagatctctctcttggtcagtctctgccagttcacaccccatcaacttgtattttcagctgggattcttggccccaatgtgcattactttgcacttggccacattgaaccacatctgccacattgacgcccattgAAGACACTAGAGGCACATCACAAACATCCCATAGTATTACTGGCCGATGGCTTCAATTGCAGACGGAACAAAAACCTATCTTAGAAAtatccaagggtggaattctagcaggagctcctttgtgtattaggccacacccctctgatgcagccaatcctccacaaggctttttttttgtaagctcttggaggattggctacatcatgggggtgtggcctaatgtgcaaaggagctcctgctagaattccacccttggaaaTATCTACAAGATGACAATGGACTCAGGGGAGAACAAGGTACATTTAAACAGAGAAGTTGACAACAGTGGGGCAAGGTAGGGTATTCTAATAATGGGGAATCTTATAGGTGCATTCTCTTTTGGGTGCCAGCAGAAGACGTATTTTCCCAAATGAGGGGAATGTGGGTCTCAAAGAAGTCAATCCATTTATGCTGAGATAATTGGAAAATATGAAAATGGAAGGTGAAGCTCACATCTAACTTGTAACAGGAGTTTCAAATAGCACAAACATGAAGCTCAAAAGATATACTCAAGCCAGTAAGTATACTGAGCGAAACAAATTCTGACTGACCAACGGCCTTCTGACGTACTACCTGAACCAGAGAAGGAAGGTACAATCTCTCAGCAGATCTGAAGGTCAGAAATCCATTCCAAGAAACACAAAAAGACTCAACATTGCTGGTTAAAAATTACAAGTGAGGGACCTGaatggatttgtgtgtgtgtgtgtgtggggggaatcatATTGCCCCCCCTTACTGGTCTCCCTCCCTATATAGGCTCTgcttgctctttttttcttacttCCTCATACCCACTTGTTCCACCCGCACTTTCTTCGTATCTCCTGTTTTCTTCACTCCCTCCCACCTGTGCGTATTTTGCATTTTCCCTCCTgcgtttccttccctcccccttgcaGCCCCCTGCAGCAGAAGGAACGATTTCCTTACACAACATAAAAAAGGTAGAATTATTGCCGACCGAGATGTTCCTCTAACCCCCCGTGCTGCTGAAACTGTATCGAAAAAAAAGTTTTATCTTGtgaaaatgtaaaaaaagaaaagaaaaaaaaagctcacATCAAAATCCGGGATGATCGGCTCGCTGAAGTCACTCCAGAGTTTCCTTGGGATGACTCTCGCTGGAATGTCGTGAGTCACGATGCGGCTACTGCTGGACAAGGATGGCTATGGAGAAGGAAAAACGTTCAATCAAATCCACGGTCACGTTTAGAAAGACCGAATCCCTGTAACGACACTGGCCACGTTGTTTCTGATGACTTTTGTTAGCCAGTCCACCAAAATCACTTTGATCTGTAGAGCCCAGACTATGGGTATGGTTGAAGCTTCATGTATAGCAGAGGGATGcagaacagggggagggggggggaacctacAACTTGGTCTTTGGGCTGCTGACTCTCCCCCATCACTAGACACACCAGAGATGAAgctggggggaggtgtttgtaaagGCTTGTTCTCAGCAGTTGGATATAATAGTTATAAtattcaaaaagagagagagagacaaaactCATGGCAAAAAGACTGTTCCACACAACTAACAGAGGAACCATGGTCAAAACTAAGGACCTCCCCACTGTTCAAATCTAAATCTACAATTTTCAAGTGACAACATTACAAAGTATTTTCCAGGTGGTATTTAACTCAACATTCTTTATGTCATGCAAAGCTGATTCCCAATTCCTTCTGCTGGAAAGGTTGTGGAGAGACAGGAACATTTCTACACCGTTGGTGGTCCTGCCAAAAAAATCCAAGCCTACTGGACTGCAATAATAGACAAGATAGATGAAATAGTTAATGAATCAGTCCCATGAACCCCAGAATCTATTCTCTTAAATTTCTGGCCACACAGTAATTTCTTTTCTCTTAAAGCAGAACTAATATCACTACTACTTCTGGCAGGAAAAATTATACTGGCTAAATACTGGAAATTAGTAAAAATTCCTTCCCTAACTCTTTGGTTCCAGAAGGTGTGGGACATTGTAATCCAAGATAAGATAGCTTCTCAACTCTTACTCAGTGAAAACCGTAAGGCAGGTgagaattttatagaaaaatggcatGCCTTTTTTGAGTTTGTCAAtgagaaatcttaaaaaaaaatgtaaaatgccaaaaaaattatttagaCATTGTATTGTATTAACATGTATGTACAAAAGTGAACTTTCGCATCTTGACTTCATATACTAGACTGTGTATTGAAATTTAAGttctaatatttattttttaattattattattaatgtatacatatggagaagaagatgatgatgatgatattggatttatatcctgccctccactccaaagagtctcactgcggtcacaatctcctttaccttcctcccccacaacagacaccctgtgaggtaggtgaggccggagagggctctcagagcagctgccctttcaaggacagagtctcagagcagcctacaatctcctttaccttcctcccccacaacaggcaccctatgaggtgggtgaggctggagagggctctcagagcagctgccctttcaagacagagtctcagagcggcctgcaatctcctttaccttcctccccaacaacagacaccctgtgaggtgggtagggctggagagggctctcacagcagctgccctttcaaggacaacctctgccagagctatggctgacccaaggccatgctagcaggtgcaagtggaggagtggggaatcaaacccggttctcccagataagagtccgcacacttaagcactacaccaaactggctctccaacatatGTATATGCTCATTTCTTTATCTTATATTAATTATGATTATGATgtatattaaaaataataaaaatgtaagtttaaaaaaaaaagagagagagagacagacacacacagaacAAAAGGACAACACATTCCATCAAGGATAACAATTCAGGTGTGTTTCTGGCCCTCACCAGCTCCACAGCGACCGTGAGGCAAGGGCAGTGCTTATTGGTCAACTTGATTTTCACCGCCTTGGCGTTCTGGGCAGCTTTTAAGGCTCTGGCGAGGTTTTCAGGCGTCAGCTCCAAATAAATCTCATTGTGTTCGGCAGCCACCCCCTCCATCTGGAACTCATCAAAGAAATTGCCCTAAAACAACAAAGCAGGGTTGGGAACAATGGCACGGAGAATACTGGATGTAAAACAACCGCAAAACCCCTCCTTCTCTTTACAAAAGCGAGTTCCGCGGGAGAAGAGAGGACGAAGAGGCTGGGCTCATCACCGAGTACAGACTTCGCCTGTTATTCAGAGAAAGCAAAGCAGAAAacgcaatgtctggtgtacaaagaagaagggggcagcaagaagacaattcaataggacccagggcttttttttgtagcaggagctcctttgcatattaggccgcacacccctgatgcagccaatcctctaagagcttacaggctcttcttacagggcctactgtaagctccaggacgattggctgcatcagggggtgtggtctaatatggaaaCGAGtttctgctactaaaaaagccctgaataggaaAGTGAGGACATTACCTTCTCTCacctgttaagtgtcattccttgcctgtctccagattgctacttttAGGGCAACACCCCCCTTCCTCTTGGACGTGCTACACTGAGTCTCCTCGCTCTCTCAGCTACAGATGTAGTTAGGCACCTACCTCTTTGTCTTCTCTTTCCCATCAAGTATTTTAGTTCCTAAATAAGCCTCTCTCTACCCTTTAATCAGGCTGGGCACCATTGCTGTGTTCCTCACTCTGCCAACATGTCTTCCCCCATCCTCAGTGGAATCTGCGGGTCTCACCCACGCCTGGAATGTGCCAAACATCTCGCCATGAAACAAGGGCAATAAAATAATTGTATTTGTGTGCCTACATATCGGTGCCTCATCACCCACCAGCTTTGGATGCGGAAGGACATTTTTGTTCCAAATATCCCATACTTGCAAGAGCAAGGGTGTCCAACATGCcatccgggggccgaatcaggcccctggagggctcctatcaggccccccgagtaactggctgtcatctgcttccttctccctctcgcttgcttccttctgcataacagcatgctttgcaaggcttgttcaattgcacaagagctacagagcaaaacctctattttctccattagctgaaactcctcccttagggaggaagggggggaggcagagcttgtttttccaggctctctcaatcgcacagcagagctactgagccaagcttctcttccttctattggctgaggctctccccgccccagtcccctggggaaggaaggaaagagccagagcttcctttgcccatttccctggatcccatgggaaaaatacatagaaagcacctttaagatcaacaagtgctaacgttttaagcctgttttaagtttttagtgtgtgtgtgtgtgtgtttgtctgtgtcctttacaaagtttatatctctgctacctaatgttaactaggtacacgcatggcctggcccaacctgacatggcccggcccaacaaagtctcatttatgtcagatccagccctcataacaaatgagttcgacacccctgtggtAGAGAACGCTGTGTAGTTTGAAAGACGGCATCGGGAAGGCTAATCAAACGGCACACGTCCGCTTTCTGTTGTTCAGAAGGCCAGGGCGTGTTTTGTACTGATGTAGCTTAACGGGTAGTGCAGAGGAGGGTGCTTCCCTCTTCCCCCGTCAGTTATTTTCTGCTCAAAACTAGCTCCAGGCCAACCAGGATTCAGGAACCCTCACAAACACAGGTCTGACACAGCAAGAGGAGGGGATGGAAAAGGAAAAAGCAGCACGAagggaaagaacataagagaagccatgttggatcaggccaatggcccatccagtccaacactctgtgtcacacagttgccaaaaaaaacaacaactcccaagtgccatcaggaggtccacaagtggggctagaagcccttccatcccacccccccccccaagcaccaagaatagagcatcactgccccagacagagagttccaacaatactctgtggctaatagccactgatggacctctgctccatatttttatctaaacccctcttgaagctggctatgcttgttgccaccagcacctcctgtggcagtgaattccatgtgttaatcacccttttggtgaaggacttccttttatccgttctaacccgactgctcagcaatttcattgagtgccccgcgagttctcgtattgtgagaaagagttAAGGcagtctcctccttctcccagCTTCTTCCCTGCAGACTGGTCCTTCCCAAGGCCACCGAGACCCAGTGTGGTGTTGcagttaagagcggcagactctaaactggagagccgggtttgattccctgctcctctacatgcagctgctgggtggccttgggtctgtcccagttctcccagggctgttctctcaagagcagttctcaaaaaaagagctctctcagccccacctccctcacaaggtgtctgttgtggggagaggaaaggaaaagagattgcaagtcgctctgagactccaagtgaagggcagggtataaatcctcctctttcAATGGGCAGAGGGAGGTTCAAGGAACCAAGCAGGAAACAAAACGGCGCAGCTGCCCTGGCTCTTTCCCCTGTGGCTCTCACCTGGCAGAGCTCACACCACATGCCCACGCCTCCATTGGCCACTCTGTCGTTCAGGATGAAGTAAAGCTTGTCCACCGTGAGGCGGAGGGCGCAGGCCTTGGTCAGCTTGGTGATGGTGTTGATCGTCCCTGCCGAGAGAGGAGCTGCAAAAGTCACTTCCTCCAAGTCACCCCTACACGGGTCTTCATTCACGACCCCACCACTCTGAGAAAAACCCTGCTCCGTACAGGCTCAGGGGagcggccatgttggtctgaagcaacagaacaaagcttgagtccagtggcaccttgaagaccggcAAGGTTTAATTCTGAGGATCAGCTTTCGTGTGTAATGCACATTTCCGAacaagtgcgcatgcacacaaaagcttatacccggaattaaaGTTTGTCGTtctccaaacatctgacattgagACGGTTGAAAAGGGGACATTTGAGGGTCACACAGCAGAGTATGAAGCCAACAAACATCTCCTTAGGGATATATTTTTGGCAAAATTTGTAATCATCatgagaggaggggggaaggaatttaGCTGTTTGTTataacaaatggggggggggaggggtgggctccctcttgggtatcctgccccctcagggaaagtgtatgcgcaatacatagcctctcctttcccggtgtagtgaacaccgcgtggtcactgtccggctatgcctggcagatggtcactgcaatggcctctcctgca
This portion of the Heteronotia binoei isolate CCM8104 ecotype False Entrance Well chromosome 10, APGP_CSIRO_Hbin_v1, whole genome shotgun sequence genome encodes:
- the HUS1 gene encoding checkpoint protein HUS1 isoform X2, whose protein sequence is MRFRAKIVDVGCLNHFTRTINTITKLTKACALRLTVDKLYFILNDRVANGGVGMWCELCQGNFFDEFQMEGVAAEHNEIYLELTPENLARALKAAQNAKAVKIKLTNKHCPCLTVAVELPSLSSSSRIVTHDIPARVIPRKLWSDFSEPIIPDFDVSIYLPALKTMKSIVERMKNISNSIVIEANRNGDMNLKIETELVSVTTHFKELGNPPWDIVSERMVHFILLHEDVSLQYFIPALA